The following nucleotide sequence is from Candidatus Hydrogenedentota bacterium.
GGTGCAGATGGTCCGGGTCGGCGAGGAAACCGGCCAGTTGCAGGAGATGCTGCTGCAAGTGGCCGACACCTACGACGCCGAGGTGCAAACTGCGGTCAAACGGATGCTGACGCTGCTGGAGCCGGCCATGATTTTAGGCCTGGGCGTGATCATCGCCGGTATCATCATGTCCATTCTGGTGGCGATTCTCAGTCTGAACGAT
It contains:
- a CDS encoding type II secretion system F family protein, with the protein product VQMVRVGEETGQLQEMLLQVADTYDAEVQTAVKRMLTLLEPAMILGLGVIIAGIIMSILVAILSLNDLAF